In the Oncorhynchus keta strain PuntledgeMale-10-30-2019 chromosome 29, Oket_V2, whole genome shotgun sequence genome, one interval contains:
- the LOC118362413 gene encoding transmembrane protein 39B yields MAGGRRGANRTAYCRSPLSSEPGSVGNGNHSTSSPVTGVRSRTRNGSGTGISSPPLAAHTVVPLKHCKIPELSMDRNVLFELHLFFCHLIALFVHYVNIYKTVWWYPPSHPPSHTSLNFHLIDYNMLVFTVIILARRLIAAIVKEASQSGKLSFPHSIFLVMARFAVLTLTGWSLCRSLIYLFRTYSVLSLLFLCYPFGMYIPFFRLNCDFRRVGPLSPITSIGSKEVGSVGRGRDYLTVLKETWKQHTSQLYGVQAMPTHACCLSPDLIRKEVEYLKMDFNWRMKEVLVSSMLSAYYVAFVPVWFVKSTQYVDKRWSCELFILVSVSTSVILMRHLLPPRYCDLLHKAAAHLGCWHKVDPSLCSNVLQHIWTEEYMWPQGVLVKHNKNVYKAMGHYNVAVPSDVSHYRFYFFFNKPLRILNILIILEGAMIFYQLYSLICSEKWHQTISLALILFSNYYAFFKLLRDRIVLGKAYSYSNSSSDQKIS; encoded by the exons ATGGCAGGCGGACGAAGAGGGGCGAACCGCACTGCTTACTGCAGGTCTCCACTGAGCAGTGAGCCAGGCTCGGTCGGCAATGGCAACCACTCTACCAGCTCCCCAGTCACAGGGGTGCGGTCTCGGACAAG GAACGGCTCAGGAACGGGCATCTCTAGTCCCCCCTTGGCAGCCCATACGGTGGTTCCTCTGAAGCACTGTAAGATCCCAGAGTTATCCATGGACAGGAATGTGCTGTTTGAGCTGCACTTGTTCTTCTGCCACCTCATCGCCCTTTTTGTCCACTATGTCAACATCTACAAGACTGTCTGGTGGTACCCCCCCTCACaccccccctcacacacctcgCTG AACTTCCACCTCATCGACTATAACATGCTGGTGTTCACAGTCATCATACTGGCTCGCAGGCTGATTGCAGCGATTGTAAAAGAG gcATCCCAGAGTGGGAAGCTCTCGTTCCCTCACTCCATCTTCCTAGTGATGGCACGGTTCGCTGTGCTCACACTGACGGGCTGGAGTCTGTGTCGCTCCCTCATATACCTATTCAGGACCTACTCTGTCCTCAGCCTGCTTTTCCTCTGTTACCC GTTCGGTATGTACATTCCCTTTTTCCGGTTGAACTGCGACTTCCGCCGGGTGGGGCCGCTCTCACCCATCACCAGTATCGGGTCGAAGGAGGTGGGCAGCGTGGGGCGCGGGCGGGACTACCTGACGGTGCTGAAGGAGACGTGGAAGCAGCACACCAGCCAGCTGTACGGGGTCCAGGCCATGCCCACACACGCCTGCTGCCTCTCCCCAGACCTCATCCGCAAGGAGGTGGAGTACCTGAAGATGGACTTCAACTGGAGGATGAAGGAGGTGCTGGTCAGCTCCATGCTCAGTGCCTACTACGTGGCCTTCGTACCTGTATGGTTTGTTAAG AGCACACAGTACGTGGACAAGCGCTGGTCCTGTGAGCTCTTCATCCTGGTGTCTGTCAGTACCTCAGTCATCCTCATGAGACACCTGCTGCCCCCGCGCTACTGTGACCTCCTCCACAAGGCTGCAGCACACCTGGGCTGCTGGCACAAAGTGGACCCTTCTCTCTGCTCCAACGTCCTGCAGCACAT ATGGACGGAAGAGTACATGTGGCCCCAGGGTGTCCTGGTCAAACACAATAAGAATGTTTACAAGGCCATGGGGCACTACAATGTGGCTGTCCCCTCAGACGTCTCCCACTATCGCTTCTAT TTTTTCTTCAACAAGCCCTTACGAATATTGAACATCCTCATCATCTTGGAAGGTGCTATGATATTCTACCAGCTCTACTCGTTGATATGCTCAGAAAAGTGGCATCAGACGATATCCTTGGCTTTAATTCTCTTCAGCAACTACTACGCCTTCTTCAAGCTTCTCAGAGACAGAATAGTCTTAGGCAAGGCATACTCATACTCAAACAGCTCATCTGACCAGAAGATAAGTTAA